From Streptomyces sp. NBC_00775, one genomic window encodes:
- a CDS encoding 4'-phosphopantetheinyl transferase family protein: MMEELLPESVVAVESYGDDEAAGATLYPEEQALLTRAVEKRRREFTAVRSCARRAMEKLGVPPGPVLPGERGAPQWPSGLIGSMTHCDGYSAAALARATDLVSLGIDAEPHLALPAGVFDAVALPTEVDRLDRLGARTPAVHWDRLLFSAKESVYKAWFPLTRQWLDFSEADIDIVQGPATGGPVLSGRFRAQLLVPGPLVGGERVGAFDGRWTLQRGLVATAVTVPRG, translated from the coding sequence GTGATGGAGGAGCTGCTCCCGGAGTCGGTCGTGGCCGTGGAGAGCTACGGTGACGACGAGGCCGCGGGCGCGACCCTGTACCCCGAGGAGCAGGCGCTCCTGACACGGGCCGTGGAGAAGCGGCGCCGCGAGTTCACCGCCGTGCGCTCCTGCGCCCGGCGCGCCATGGAGAAGCTCGGCGTGCCCCCGGGACCGGTCCTGCCCGGCGAACGCGGCGCGCCGCAGTGGCCGTCGGGCCTGATCGGCAGCATGACGCACTGCGACGGCTACAGCGCCGCCGCGCTCGCCCGCGCCACCGATCTGGTCTCCCTCGGCATCGACGCCGAACCCCACCTGGCGCTCCCGGCGGGGGTCTTCGACGCCGTGGCCCTGCCCACGGAGGTGGACCGCCTCGACCGGCTGGGCGCGCGGACCCCCGCCGTCCACTGGGACCGGCTGCTGTTCAGCGCCAAGGAGTCGGTCTACAAGGCGTGGTTCCCGCTCACCCGGCAGTGGCTGGACTTCTCCGAGGCGGACATCGACATCGTCCAGGGCCCCGCGACCGGCGGCCCCGTCCTGTCAGGGCGATTCCGCGCCCAACTCCTCGTGCCGGGCCCGCTGGTGGGCGGCGAGCGCGTCGGGGCCTTCGACGGGCGCTGGACCCTCCAGCGGGGCCTGGTCGCGACGGCGGTCACCGTGCCCCGCGGCTGA
- a CDS encoding alpha/beta fold hydrolase yields the protein MVDVPSRRPRRTLRLRSVGDGELRLRHRVVHGYRRAYRMAGEGPALVLIHGIGDSSATWADLIPDLARTHTVIAPDLLGHGASDKPRADYSVAAYANGVRDLLTTLDIESATLVGHSLGGGVAMQFAYQFPERTERLILVSAGGVGGEVNPVLRAVSLPGAHLMLSTLQLPGMRLQVGLFLRLMRLLDTDLGQDAPELLNLVDALPDATSRSAFIRTLRAVVDWRGQAVTMLDRCYLTEGMPTMLLWGDRDSVVPVRHAYGAHKAMPGSRLEIFEGAGHFPFHSDPARFLALVEEFTSTTSPADWSREHWRELLRAGRPGTTAGQPDTAQNRAAERDLREASERSAT from the coding sequence GTGGTCGACGTACCGTCTCGGCGTCCGCGGCGCACCCTGCGGCTGCGCTCGGTGGGCGACGGGGAACTGCGCCTGCGCCACCGCGTCGTGCACGGCTACCGACGCGCCTACCGGATGGCGGGCGAGGGCCCGGCGCTCGTCCTGATCCACGGCATAGGCGACTCCTCGGCGACCTGGGCGGATCTGATCCCCGACCTCGCCCGCACCCACACGGTGATCGCGCCCGACCTGCTCGGCCACGGGGCGTCCGACAAACCGCGGGCCGACTACTCGGTGGCCGCGTACGCCAACGGGGTGCGCGATCTGCTCACCACGCTCGACATCGAGTCCGCCACCCTGGTCGGGCACTCGCTCGGCGGCGGCGTCGCGATGCAGTTCGCCTACCAGTTCCCCGAGCGCACCGAGCGGCTCATCCTGGTCAGCGCCGGTGGCGTCGGGGGCGAGGTCAACCCCGTACTGCGGGCCGTCTCGCTGCCCGGCGCGCACCTCATGCTCTCCACGCTGCAACTGCCCGGGATGCGCCTCCAAGTAGGCCTGTTCCTCCGTCTGATGAGGCTCCTCGACACCGATCTGGGCCAGGACGCACCGGAGTTGCTGAACCTCGTGGACGCGCTGCCCGACGCGACCTCCCGCAGCGCCTTCATCCGCACCCTGCGCGCCGTGGTCGACTGGCGCGGCCAGGCGGTCACCATGCTCGACCGCTGCTATCTCACCGAGGGCATGCCCACGATGCTGCTCTGGGGCGACCGGGACAGCGTGGTGCCCGTACGGCACGCGTACGGGGCACACAAGGCGATGCCGGGCAGCCGTCTGGAGATCTTCGAGGGGGCGGGCCACTTCCCCTTCCACAGCGACCCGGCGCGCTTCCTGGCCCTTGTCGAGGAGTTCACCAGCACCACGAGCCCGGCCGACTGGAGCCGCGAGCACTGGCGGGAGCTGCTGCGCGCGGGCCGCCCCGGCACGACGGCGGGACAGCCCGACACGGCCCAGAACCGCGCGGCGGAACGGGACCTGCGGGAGGCGAGCGAACGCAGCGCGACCTGA
- a CDS encoding FAD-dependent oxidoreductase: protein MSEPASASRDAAEPSRPADTTRRLPPGAASRRAVVVGGGLAGLLAAAALHDYAEVTVVERDALPEGPEPRRGLPQARHAHLLWSGGARAMEELLPGVTDAWLAAGARRIPLPTGLVSLSAQGWLRRWPEMEFMIACSRDLLDSVLRARLAKMERVTVLQRTELLGLEGGASRVTGVRVRTSEGEERVLAADLVVDASGRGSRASTWLDALGVPEAPMDEVDSGLAYASRIFRAPAGTEDFPVVNVQPDAAQPVPGQSSTIVPIEGGRWLVTLSGTRGGQPTGSDEEFDAFARGVRHPVVGELIAHAEPLTDVVLTRSTVNRRRFFEKVRDWPEGFVVIGDAVATYNPVYGHGMSVAAQGAVALRGLVAEHGLTAPGLARRVQRAVSRPVATAWDLATGTDIRYPEAIGKQPGGAQNLLGRYVNRLMLTATGRPLVAQALFSVMTLSGPLPTLFKPEVAFAVLRGPRRPPLAEPPFTDQERETVRTAGAPTPG, encoded by the coding sequence ACGCGGCCGAACCGAGCAGACCCGCCGACACCACCCGCCGTCTGCCGCCGGGTGCGGCTTCCCGTCGGGCCGTCGTCGTCGGCGGCGGGCTGGCCGGTCTGCTGGCCGCCGCCGCCCTGCACGACTACGCCGAGGTCACCGTCGTCGAGCGCGACGCGCTGCCCGAGGGGCCCGAGCCGCGGAGGGGCCTCCCGCAGGCCCGCCATGCCCATCTGCTGTGGTCCGGCGGCGCCCGTGCGATGGAGGAGCTGCTGCCCGGGGTGACCGACGCCTGGCTCGCCGCCGGCGCCCGGCGCATCCCGCTGCCGACCGGTCTCGTCTCGCTGTCGGCGCAGGGCTGGCTGCGGCGCTGGCCCGAGATGGAGTTCATGATCGCGTGCAGCCGGGATCTGCTCGACTCGGTGCTGCGCGCGCGGCTCGCCAAGATGGAGCGCGTCACCGTCCTGCAGCGCACCGAACTCCTCGGCCTGGAGGGCGGCGCCTCCCGGGTGACGGGTGTGCGGGTGCGTACGTCCGAGGGCGAGGAGCGCGTCCTCGCGGCCGATCTGGTGGTGGACGCCTCGGGGCGCGGCTCGCGGGCCAGCACCTGGCTCGACGCGCTGGGCGTGCCCGAGGCGCCGATGGACGAGGTGGACTCGGGACTCGCGTACGCCAGCCGGATCTTCCGCGCACCCGCGGGCACTGAGGACTTCCCGGTGGTCAACGTACAGCCGGACGCGGCGCAGCCGGTGCCGGGCCAGTCGTCGACGATCGTGCCCATCGAGGGCGGCCGCTGGCTGGTGACGCTGTCGGGCACGCGCGGCGGGCAGCCGACCGGCTCCGACGAGGAGTTCGATGCGTTCGCGCGCGGGGTCAGACATCCCGTCGTGGGCGAGCTGATCGCGCACGCGGAGCCGCTGACGGACGTCGTCCTCACCCGCTCCACGGTCAACAGACGGCGTTTCTTCGAGAAGGTGCGGGACTGGCCCGAGGGGTTCGTCGTGATCGGTGACGCCGTCGCCACGTACAACCCGGTCTACGGGCACGGCATGTCGGTGGCCGCGCAGGGCGCCGTGGCGCTGCGCGGGCTGGTGGCCGAGCACGGGCTGACGGCGCCGGGGCTCGCGCGGCGGGTGCAGCGTGCCGTGTCCCGTCCGGTGGCGACCGCCTGGGACCTGGCCACGGGCACGGACATCCGCTACCCGGAGGCGATCGGCAAGCAGCCCGGGGGCGCGCAGAATCTGCTCGGCCGCTATGTGAACCGGCTCATGCTGACGGCGACCGGGCGTCCGCTGGTCGCCCAGGCGCTGTTCAGCGTGATGACGCTGTCGGGACCGCTGCCGACCCTCTTCAAGCCCGAGGTCGCCTTCGCGGTGCTGCGCGGCCCGCGCCGGCCTCCGCTGGCCGAGCCGCCGTTCACGGACCAGGAACGGGAGACGGTCCGCACGGCCGGGGCGCCCACCCCGGGCTGA